A genome region from Firmicutes bacterium CAG:345 includes the following:
- a CDS encoding aspartate-semialdehyde dehydrogenase 1 (product inferred by homology to UniProt) has translation MKLAILGTGLVALKLNEYLKNDGYLADIYSSRKNKKFLDYKELENNEYDVVFGCLDGEKTKEIYPKVKAKIFIDNSECFRLNKNCPLYIAGVNENIINKETKLVANPNCVAIMLASFLMPFSKAFKIKKVIVNSLQAVSGMGQKAKDYFLMERSDFEYFDQDVTPRFSLNGELIQILDNVIPLVGEIEKDGISHEERKISEELEKLIPNIEVATMCYRIPVLNGHTASLHITLDENFDKNKVLRFIETKLNIKYIEICSLKESLKNSEDIYATRLKKDPYCPYGFFITLMSNNITIGAAYNSYRAFKKYEESNKIL, from the coding sequence ATGAAATTAGCTATTTTGGGAACTGGACTTGTCGCTTTAAAATTGAATGAATATTTAAAAAATGATGGCTATTTGGCAGATATTTATTCATCGAGAAAAAATAAAAAATTTTTAGATTATAAAGAGTTAGAAAATAATGAATATGATGTTGTTTTTGGATGTTTAGATGGAGAAAAAACAAAAGAAATTTATCCGAAGGTAAAAGCAAAAATATTTATAGATAATTCGGAGTGTTTTCGTCTAAATAAAAACTGTCCTCTTTATATTGCGGGAGTCAATGAAAATATTATCAACAAAGAGACTAAATTAGTTGCTAATCCTAATTGCGTAGCAATAATGTTAGCTTCTTTTCTCATGCCTTTTAGCAAAGCTTTTAAAATAAAGAAAGTTATTGTTAATTCATTGCAGGCTGTTTCTGGAATGGGTCAAAAAGCTAAAGATTATTTCTTGATGGAAAGAAGTGATTTTGAATATTTTGACCAGGATGTCACACCACGATTTTCTTTGAATGGAGAATTGATTCAAATATTAGACAATGTCATTCCACTTGTCGGCGAAATTGAAAAGGATGGAATTTCACATGAAGAAAGAAAAATTTCTGAGGAGTTAGAAAAATTAATCCCTAATATTGAAGTTGCCACAATGTGTTATCGTATACCTGTATTAAATGGGCATACTGCCTCACTTCATATTACTCTTGATGAGAATTTTGATAAAAATAAAGTTCTTAGATTTATAGAAACTAAATTGAATATTAAATATATAGAAATTTGTTCTTTAAAAGAATCTTTAAAAAATTCTGAAGACATCTATGCCACAAGATTGAAAAAAGATCCTTATTGTCCATATGGTTTTTTTATCACTTTGATGAGCAACAATATAACAATAGGAGCAGCCTATAATTCTTATAGAGCTTTTAAAAAGTATGAAGAGAGCAATAAAATTTTATAA
- a CDS encoding diaminopimelate epimerase (product inferred by homology to UniProt) codes for MKRAIKFYNLISCGNSFFIVDDLKSLNQLFSREINNQADGVIVLTNSLTADAHFTIYNKDKSRAKICGNGLACAAFYLKKIRKIDKEIYTFLTDNGYYNVKISDFVEVNFPLPSFIYSKNDSCLINAGNLHYIDLVNSFSTDKMIKMNEYFDDKINIHQVKKIDETHFKYISLESGVGFTKSCISGAVSIYFFLKNEYGISGNIFLIASGGILQIEEKDNMIVVRTEVDIVYQGIIYES; via the coding sequence ATGAAGAGAGCAATAAAATTTTATAATCTTATCTCGTGTGGAAACTCATTTTTTATTGTCGATGATTTGAAATCTTTAAATCAACTTTTTTCTAGAGAAATTAATAATCAAGCAGATGGAGTTATTGTTTTGACTAATTCGTTAACTGCTGATGCTCATTTTACTATTTATAACAAAGACAAAAGCAGAGCAAAAATATGTGGAAATGGTCTTGCTTGTGCTGCCTTCTACCTTAAGAAAATAAGAAAAATCGATAAAGAAATATATACTTTTTTAACCGATAATGGATATTATAATGTGAAAATTAGTGATTTTGTTGAAGTCAATTTTCCTTTGCCTAGTTTTATATATTCGAAAAATGATAGTTGTCTGATCAATGCTGGGAATCTTCATTATATTGATTTGGTAAATAGTTTTTCTACTGATAAAATGATCAAAATGAACGAATATTTCGATGATAAAATAAACATTCATCAGGTTAAAAAAATAGATGAAACTCATTTTAAATATATTTCATTAGAAAGTGGAGTTGGTTTTACTAAATCTTGTATAAGTGGGGCGGTTAGTATTTATTTCTTTTTAAAAAATGAATATGGTATAAGTGGAAATATTTTTTTGATAGCTTCTGGTGGAATACTGCAAATTGAAGAAAAAGATAATATGATTGTCGTAAGAACTGAAGTTGATATTGTATATCAGGGAATAATATATGAAAGTTAA
- a CDS encoding unknown (no significant homology to UniProt) yields MKVNISRRVYLNNYTNRFQKLYQINGKKELKTLNFGIGEDVNLIKNEDLEEFSRICAKKENYGYSENICPGLKEAFSFYSLKNYGVYLQNDNLTFSMGIKNALNKLAFLLVNK; encoded by the coding sequence ATGAAAGTTAATATTTCGAGGAGAGTTTATTTAAATAATTATACTAATAGATTCCAAAAACTTTACCAAATTAATGGTAAAAAAGAACTTAAAACATTAAATTTTGGAATAGGTGAAGATGTAAATTTAATAAAAAATGAGGATTTAGAAGAATTTTCTCGCATTTGTGCGAAAAAAGAAAACTATGGATATTCAGAAAATATTTGTCCTGGATTAAAGGAAGCTTTTAGTTTTTACTCTTTGAAAAATTATGGTGTTTATTTACAAAATGATAATTTAACTTTCTCTATGGGAATAAAAAATGCTTTAAATAAATTAGCATTTTTATTGGTAAACAAATAG
- a CDS encoding lL-diaminopimelate aminotransferase (product inferred by homology to UniProt): MVEFCKSNDYIPKIIQINYPNNPTGRSVNFNYYQKLVSFARENNIIVINDAAYIDYTFRYYPISILSQGMDNLIELYSASKSFGLTGARVGVIAGDKQIISALDMIRDQFDSGSSKIFLEFYKYFLLNKNIEENRKKYRLRYFKMRNVLQKIGFEVQPLDSTFYVFFKICENSINYASDLRKNKNILLIPYEIEGENYIRMSLTYKEENDLELFEQRMSE; the protein is encoded by the coding sequence TTGGTTGAATTTTGCAAAAGCAATGATTATATTCCGAAAATAATTCAAATCAATTATCCGAATAATCCAACAGGGCGAAGTGTTAATTTTAATTATTATCAAAAGTTGGTTTCTTTTGCGAGAGAAAATAATATTATTGTTATTAATGATGCGGCATATATAGATTATACTTTTAGATATTATCCAATAAGCATATTATCTCAGGGAATGGATAATTTAATCGAACTCTATTCAGCTAGTAAAAGTTTCGGATTAACAGGAGCAAGAGTTGGAGTTATTGCTGGTGATAAACAAATTATCTCAGCTTTGGATATGATAAGAGATCAATTTGATAGTGGTTCTTCGAAAATTTTTTTAGAGTTTTATAAATATTTTCTTTTAAATAAAAACATAGAAGAAAATAGAAAAAAGTATCGATTAAGATATTTTAAAATGAGAAATGTTTTACAAAAAATTGGATTTGAAGTGCAACCTTTGGATTCTACTTTTTATGTATTTTTTAAAATATGTGAAAACAGTATTAATTATGCATCTGATTTAAGGAAAAATAAGAATATTTTATTAATTCCTTATGAAATTGAAGGTGAAAATTACATACGGATGAGCTTGACCTATAAAGAAGAGAACGATCTGGAGTTATTTGAACAGAGAATGAGTGAATAG
- a CDS encoding unknown (no significant homology to UniProt) yields the protein MNSKNKRRIDLYYVENIFLVVIIISLFLAISLNKQNIEYLKREINKIPKNEENIIRKKAKYIAFVYVFASIYFAYVAYVDYVEEKTKTRKLYLIAATILVISSLIRLYNLYFSDATIEGSEDYAL from the coding sequence GTGAATAGTAAAAATAAAAGGAGAATTGATCTATACTATGTAGAAAATATTTTTTTGGTTGTAATAATAATTTCTTTGTTTCTTGCGATATCTTTAAACAAACAGAATATAGAATATTTAAAAAGAGAAATTAATAAAATTCCTAAAAATGAAGAAAATATAATAAGAAAAAAAGCAAAATATATAGCCTTTGTATATGTTTTTGCTTCTATATATTTTGCTTATGTGGCGTATGTGGACTATGTTGAAGAAAAAACTAAAACAAGAAAATTATATTTGATAGCGGCGACGATATTGGTTATTTCTAGCCTTATTCGTTTGTATAATCTCTATTTTTCAGATGCAACTATTGAAGGAAGTGAAGATTATGCTTTGTGA
- a CDS encoding guanylate kinase (product inferred by homology to UniProt), whose protein sequence is MIVLTGASASGKTEVVKLLKIKYGIDKVVTHTTREIRSLEIPDEDYHFITKKEFQKMISENKFVEWTIYNGNYYGTSKEEIGINKAIILEPNGVKAMQALNQDTIIVFRLLASEITRFNRMIIRQDPLEKIRERISNDKICFSDDNFTNVDYTIDTDTHTILEVTDEVYSLYNKKLSQLNHKA, encoded by the coding sequence ATGATTGTATTAACTGGCGCAAGTGCTTCTGGAAAAACTGAAGTAGTAAAATTGCTAAAAATTAAATATGGAATAGACAAAGTTGTTACTCATACCACAAGAGAAATTCGATCTCTCGAAATTCCTGACGAAGATTATCATTTCATTACTAAAAAAGAATTTCAAAAAATGATATCTGAAAATAAATTCGTTGAATGGACTATTTATAATGGAAATTATTATGGGACTTCAAAAGAAGAAATCGGCATAAATAAAGCGATTATTCTCGAGCCAAATGGTGTTAAGGCCATGCAAGCTTTAAATCAAGATACAATTATTGTTTTTCGTCTTTTAGCATCTGAAATAACTAGATTTAATAGAATGATTATAAGACAAGATCCGCTTGAAAAAATAAGAGAAAGGATTTCTAACGATAAAATTTGCTTCAGCGATGATAATTTCACAAATGTCGATTATACAATCGACACCGACACGCACACAATTTTAGAAGTTACCGATGAAGTCTATTCTCTTTATAACAAAAAATTATCGCAATTAAATCACAAAGCATAA
- a CDS encoding unknown (no significant homology to UniProt), whose product MYNITTEEASALSYMLGNGICSAILYQTKEEFSSQYNTYIKYMTGILENIKKDHQ is encoded by the coding sequence ATGTACAATATAACTACTGAAGAAGCCAGTGCTTTAAGTTATATGTTAGGAAATGGTATTTGTAGTGCTATACTTTACCAAACTAAAGAAGAATTTTCATCGCAATATAATACATATATAAAATACATGACTGGTATTCTTGAAAACATAAAAAAGGACCATCAATGA
- a CDS encoding transcriptional regulator TetR family (product inferred by homology to UniProt) produces the protein MKSNQTREWIISCATNLFMTKGYDAISIHEILKAANCSVSLFYYYFSSKNELFNECLHSFLKNYEETINTLLKSIDFDSPKILFDIFINITIKNKDKLENHIHWTFLNSLRTYYLTLTTEACKRILVEGAKKICTI, from the coding sequence ATGAAATCTAATCAAACTAGAGAATGGATTATAAGCTGTGCCACGAACCTTTTTATGACAAAGGGGTACGATGCAATATCTATTCATGAAATATTGAAAGCAGCAAATTGTTCAGTTTCTTTATTCTATTATTATTTTTCTTCCAAGAATGAACTTTTTAACGAATGTTTGCACAGCTTTTTAAAAAATTACGAAGAAACAATCAATACTTTATTGAAAAGCATTGATTTTGATAGTCCAAAAATTTTATTCGATATTTTTATTAACATTACAATAAAAAATAAAGATAAATTAGAAAATCATATCCACTGGACATTTTTAAATTCTCTAAGAACCTACTATTTAACGCTTACAACAGAAGCTTGTAAAAGAATTCTTGTTGAAGGTGCTAAAAAAATATGTACAATATAA
- a CDS encoding sH3 domain protein (product inferred by homology to UniProt) — MYKNLRKKILLITIIASSSLFANYYSQKENTTKIDKQQVNTNLYMQNKSSNSLIGIAQVTTNGSKLNVRENANLNSPIVSKVNNKDYLEIYSETTNWYYVKYSKNKTGYISKNYSILASKSIKKVNANSLNIRKGPSTNYAKIGTLTKNTEIGVLLLTNSWAKIVYDGNKIGYVSNNYLSDNYSQKYSKISINTKDYKQFDSRWANKKLGNSSKTFKSSGCAVTALSIMESYRTKKDITPYDYSKTLKFTSSGALYWPTTTYNVSSSISNPLTTIYNTLKKGQPIMVGLKDKSGNQHYVVVYGFTGGNTLSSNSFLIRDPGSSSRTKLNELLAIKPIHYKIITIK, encoded by the coding sequence ATGTACAAGAATTTAAGAAAAAAGATTTTATTAATAACAATAATTGCATCATCAAGCTTATTTGCAAATTATTATAGTCAAAAAGAAAATACGACTAAAATAGATAAGCAACAAGTAAACACTAATCTCTATATGCAAAATAAGTCTTCTAATTCCTTAATCGGTATTGCCCAAGTGACAACTAACGGTTCAAAATTAAATGTAAGAGAAAATGCCAATTTAAACTCTCCTATTGTTTCTAAAGTAAACAATAAAGACTATTTAGAAATATATTCAGAAACAACAAATTGGTATTATGTTAAATATAGTAAAAATAAAACAGGATATATAAGTAAAAACTATTCTATTTTAGCATCCAAATCCATAAAAAAAGTAAATGCCAACTCTTTAAATATTAGGAAAGGACCTTCAACAAATTATGCAAAGATAGGAACTTTAACTAAAAATACTGAAATAGGTGTTTTACTTTTAACAAACTCATGGGCAAAAATTGTTTATGATGGAAACAAAATAGGATATGTAAGCAACAATTATCTTTCAGACAATTATTCACAAAAATATTCAAAAATTTCCATTAATACAAAGGATTATAAACAATTTGATTCTCGTTGGGCGAATAAAAAATTAGGTAATTCAAGCAAAACTTTCAAAAGCTCAGGATGTGCAGTAACAGCATTATCTATTATGGAATCTTATCGCACCAAAAAAGACATTACGCCTTATGATTATTCAAAGACTTTAAAATTCACATCTTCTGGAGCTTTATATTGGCCAACTACAACATACAATGTCTCTTCTTCTATCTCAAATCCATTAACTACAATTTATAATACTCTTAAAAAAGGACAACCTATAATGGTTGGTTTAAAAGATAAAAGTGGTAATCAACATTATGTTGTAGTTTATGGATTCACTGGTGGAAATACATTATCATCAAATAGTTTTTTAATAAGAGATCCAGGATCTTCATCGAGAACTAAGCTCAATGAATTGTTAGCAATAAAACCTATTCACTATAAAATTATAACAATAAAATAA
- a CDS encoding translation initiation factor IF-3 (product inferred by homology to UniProt), whose translation MVIDENGEKLGVMRRIEALRKSEELGLDLLVVAPKANPPVAKIIDYGKYRYEKGIKERELNRNKRIAEREPKSMSFTMMTSDHDLEFKANMCKKYLEKGLKVKLGIYLRGRQITKTELIEASMQKFLDLLKDYGTVEKEASLEGKIYSCLVAPIKK comes from the coding sequence ATGGTAATTGATGAAAATGGAGAAAAGCTTGGTGTTATGCGCCGGATTGAAGCATTAAGAAAGTCAGAAGAATTAGGTCTTGACTTATTAGTTGTTGCTCCAAAGGCTAATCCACCAGTAGCAAAAATAATTGATTATGGTAAATATCGCTATGAAAAAGGCATTAAAGAGCGCGAATTAAATAGAAATAAGCGTATTGCTGAAAGAGAACCTAAATCAATGTCATTTACAATGATGACAAGTGATCATGACTTGGAATTCAAAGCCAATATGTGCAAAAAATATTTGGAAAAAGGTTTGAAAGTCAAATTAGGAATATATTTGCGCGGACGTCAAATCACTAAAACTGAATTGATTGAAGCTTCTATGCAAAAATTCTTAGATCTTTTAAAAGATTATGGAACTGTTGAAAAAGAAGCTAGTCTTGAAGGAAAAATTTATAGCTGTCTTGTAGCACCAATCAAAAAATAA
- a CDS encoding 50S ribosomal protein L35 (product inferred by homology to UniProt) — MPKMKTKRGLAKRIHVNGSGHIKTKVQGYNHNSHSKTHKRIRQGRKASTISRADQRRLKRLITK, encoded by the coding sequence ATGCCAAAAATGAAAACAAAACGTGGTCTTGCAAAGAGAATCCACGTCAATGGAAGCGGTCATATTAAGACCAAAGTTCAAGGTTATAACCACAATTCACATTCTAAGACCCATAAGAGAATTAGACAAGGCCGTAAGGCTAGCACTATCAGTCGTGCAGATCAACGTAGATTAAAACGTTTGATTACAAAGTAA
- a CDS encoding 50S ribosomal protein L20 (product inferred by homology to UniProt), which yields MRVKGGTVTHARRKAVLKSASGYFGSRHRLFRTANQAVMKANANAYVSRRLVKRDFRKLWIKRINAACRLNDISYSRFMHGLKVAGIDLNRKMLSEIAINDPKAFADLVATAKNAK from the coding sequence ATGAGAGTTAAGGGTGGTACAGTTACACACGCACGCCGTAAGGCTGTCTTAAAATCTGCTTCCGGTTACTTCGGCAGCCGCCATAGATTATTCCGTACAGCTAACCAAGCTGTTATGAAGGCTAATGCTAATGCTTATGTTAGCCGTCGTCTTGTTAAACGTGATTTCCGTAAACTTTGGATTAAACGTATTAATGCTGCATGCCGCTTGAATGATATTTCTTATTCTCGCTTTATGCATGGCTTAAAAGTTGCTGGTATCGATCTCAATAGAAAGATGCTTTCTGAAATTGCTATCAACGATCCAAAAGCTTTTGCTGATTTAGTTGCTACAGCTAAAAACGCTAAATAA
- a CDS encoding catabolite control protein A (product inferred by homology to UniProt) yields the protein MGQYKDRVTIYEVAKAADVSLATVSRVINNHPNVTEKTKIRVEEAVARLGYKPSALAQGLATNRSTNIGIVIPSVNYVYISNMLSGMADIATIYGFQSTLFVTQHSKDEAKVVFEKLITSHVDGAVIYDDQLEEKDIEALQRFNVPFVTINHDAAGKKNISIILDYESTMVEILKNHLNSEAGKKHPIKFLNIEDSGLMIGKLYDSVKGFCTENNSPLETITCADSYHRLYNQMCEYFDKHKEGGYFVCPRDSHACAVLNAAIEKGLKVPDDVEIVSAIGTKYSYISRPQLSSLDIDMFEIGSIAMRLLTKLLKEEDISSPVYRKKATYTSRGSTLD from the coding sequence ATGGGACAATACAAAGATCGTGTTACAATCTATGAAGTTGCCAAAGCAGCTGATGTCAGTTTAGCAACTGTCAGCCGTGTTATCAACAATCATCCTAATGTCACTGAAAAAACAAAAATTCGTGTTGAAGAAGCCGTTGCTCGCTTAGGTTATAAACCATCCGCTTTAGCACAAGGTTTAGCTACAAATCGTTCAACAAATATCGGTATCGTAATTCCTTCAGTAAACTATGTATATATTTCAAATATGCTTTCAGGAATGGCTGATATCGCAACAATTTATGGTTTCCAATCAACTTTATTTGTTACTCAACATTCTAAGGATGAAGCAAAAGTTGTTTTTGAAAAACTCATCACTTCTCATGTTGATGGCGCAGTAATCTACGATGATCAACTTGAAGAAAAAGATATTGAAGCTCTGCAGAGATTTAATGTTCCTTTTGTAACAATCAATCATGATGCAGCAGGAAAAAAGAATATCTCCATTATTTTGGATTATGAATCCACAATGGTTGAGATTCTAAAGAATCACTTAAATAGCGAAGCTGGGAAAAAACATCCTATCAAATTCTTAAATATTGAAGACAGTGGATTAATGATAGGAAAACTCTATGATTCTGTCAAAGGATTCTGCACTGAAAATAATTCCCCATTAGAGACAATAACCTGTGCTGATTCATATCATCGCCTATATAATCAAATGTGTGAATATTTCGATAAACATAAAGAAGGTGGATATTTTGTTTGTCCTCGTGATTCGCATGCCTGCGCAGTTTTAAACGCCGCAATCGAAAAAGGATTAAAAGTACCAGATGATGTCGAAATAGTTTCTGCAATTGGTACAAAATATTCCTATATATCTCGTCCTCAGCTTTCAAGCTTAGATATCGATATGTTCGAAATAGGTTCTATCGCAATGCGATTATTGACAAAACTATTAAAAGAAGAAGATATTTCTTCTCCAGTTTATCGCAAAAAAGCAACTTATACTTCTCGCGGTTCTACACTTGATTAA
- a CDS encoding unknown (no significant homology to UniProt) — translation MPYFLNKGGNFIKKFKSITLASLMGLALGLYCSKYINSMKSISSEDIKEKIQSVSLDDLLEKIGEMDFQNLSSSLKKKIKNKLKDIEKKIN, via the coding sequence ATGCCATACTTCTTGAATAAAGGAGGAAATTTTATAAAAAAGTTCAAATCTATAACCCTAGCAAGTTTAATGGGGTTAGCTTTGGGACTATATTGTTCTAAATATATTAACAGCATGAAGAGCATTTCTTCTGAAGATATAAAAGAAAAGATTCAATCTGTATCTTTAGATGATTTATTAGAGAAAATAGGAGAAATGGATTTTCAAAATCTCTCCAGTTCACTAAAAAAGAAAATTAAGAACAAATTAAAAGATATTGAAAAAAAGATAAATTAG
- a CDS encoding putative uncharacterized protein (product inferred by homology to UniProt): MNELHIYFKNLLNQSADDDEFAALLNETALSGTNISNLNFKIVEKNKKQLEKLYHTEISYPLAVLLTNIFNNQMPDEEDELDNLVFDVKKRAKIEEYNVEDFTSNYYYKNILPLLKKYQTKSEKFGNIYFSTDFYSAYNIFLSDEIYLDSHFKEITPLAYFSKDFHYPLVSNNSDQIWISIIPHEINTMAKAISHATNNILVYGLGLGYFPIMAAAKEDVKKIVVVENDKNIINLFLQIILPCFPKEISQKIEIVEKDVFAIAEKISTKEFNYVFADIWHNEKDGLSLYQKLLKLEKNNIEYDYWIEDTILVYFQKILLFILDISQNNKYEVNFKELDEEYQQLCAKYRPLIAENNFKTIDDFKNFFQKENLKKLLKKN; the protein is encoded by the coding sequence ATGAACGAATTACATATTTATTTTAAAAATTTATTAAATCAAAGTGCTGATGATGACGAATTTGCGGCGCTATTAAATGAAACTGCCCTATCAGGGACCAATATATCAAATCTCAATTTCAAAATTGTTGAAAAAAATAAAAAGCAATTAGAAAAACTTTACCATACAGAAATATCTTATCCATTAGCTGTTCTTCTAACTAATATTTTCAACAACCAAATGCCAGATGAAGAAGACGAACTTGATAATCTCGTATTCGATGTCAAAAAAAGAGCCAAAATAGAAGAATATAATGTAGAAGATTTCACTTCTAATTATTACTATAAAAATATATTGCCACTTTTAAAAAAATACCAAACAAAATCAGAAAAATTTGGCAATATTTATTTTTCCACAGATTTTTATAGTGCCTATAACATCTTTTTGTCCGATGAAATATATTTAGATTCTCATTTTAAAGAAATAACTCCTTTGGCATATTTTTCAAAAGACTTTCACTATCCTTTAGTTTCTAATAACAGTGATCAAATTTGGATAAGCATAATTCCCCATGAAATAAATACAATGGCAAAAGCTATTTCCCACGCAACAAACAATATTTTAGTATATGGTCTAGGGTTAGGTTATTTTCCTATTATGGCTGCAGCAAAAGAAGATGTAAAGAAAATAGTCGTTGTGGAAAACGATAAAAATATCATCAATCTTTTCCTGCAAATCATTTTGCCTTGTTTTCCAAAAGAAATTTCACAAAAAATAGAAATTGTTGAAAAAGATGTTTTCGCCATCGCTGAAAAAATAAGTACGAAAGAATTTAATTATGTTTTTGCAGATATTTGGCACAATGAAAAAGATGGATTATCACTTTATCAAAAATTGTTGAAATTAGAAAAAAACAATATCGAATATGATTATTGGATAGAAGATACTATATTAGTCTATTTCCAAAAAATATTGCTGTTCATTCTAGATATTTCGCAAAACAATAAATACGAAGTTAATTTCAAAGAGCTCGATGAAGAATATCAACAATTATGCGCAAAATATAGGCCTTTAATTGCCGAAAACAATTTTAAAACTATCGACGACTTCAAAAATTTCTTCCAAAAAGAAAATTTAAAAAAATTACTAAAGAAAAACTAA
- a CDS encoding ribosome maturation factor RimP (product inferred by homology to UniProt): protein MDIEVIRKIADETAAELGLKVYVCRFTNDEEGKILEIEVDKPSFINLDEITQFTDAINPKLDALEELDFPYTLKCQSADPEREITDEDITLYDGAYVEIVDNENNSYTGDLSFVDGDVQIQTFLKGRPKKWKIKKDDIKKVNLRIKI, encoded by the coding sequence ATGGATATTGAAGTAATTCGAAAAATAGCAGATGAAACAGCTGCGGAATTAGGATTAAAAGTTTATGTTTGTCGTTTTACAAACGATGAAGAAGGAAAGATATTAGAAATTGAAGTAGATAAGCCGAGTTTTATTAATTTGGATGAAATTACACAATTTACTGATGCTATTAATCCTAAGCTTGATGCTTTAGAAGAACTTGATTTTCCTTATACTTTGAAATGCCAATCTGCTGACCCTGAAAGAGAAATAACCGATGAAGACATAACTCTTTATGATGGAGCATATGTCGAGATTGTCGATAATGAAAATAATTCATATACGGGTGATTTATCTTTTGTTGATGGTGATGTCCAAATTCAAACTTTTCTGAAAGGGCGTCCTAAAAAATGGAAGATAAAAAAAGACGATATTAAAAAAGTTAACTTGCGTATAAAAATTTAG